ACGATGGAGCCATGCGCATCTTTCTCGTGCATCACGGCGAGGCGGTGACGCCGGACGTGGACGCGCAGCGGCCGCTGTCGGCCGCCGGCCGGGTGTCGGTCGAGGCTCTGGCGCGCGAGGTCGCGCGACGCGGGGCGAAGCCGGCCGTGGTGTGGCACAGCGGGAAGCTGCGCGCGCGTCAGACGGCCGAAGCCTTCTGGCGCGCGTGCAACCCGCTCGGCGAGTACGGGGCAGCCAGGGGCTTACGGCCCGCCGACCCCCCGGTCTGGATCGTCGATCGCCTGTTCGGCGAGACCCGCGACGTCATGCTCGTCGGGCACCAGCCGAACCTGGCAAGGGTCCTGGCCCTCCTGCTTGGCCTCGACGAGGCCGCGGTGACGTTTCCGCCCCACGGCGTGGTTGCGCTCGGCGGCGACGGCGAACGCGACTGGCAGGAGCAGTGGCGCCTACCAGCGGAATGAGAGGCCCACGGTCCCGCGCCAGAAGTCGAAGTCGCCGAGCACCAGACCGAGCGTCGAGTCGCTGTCGCTGCCGAGCGTCCTGAAGTAACGGACGTCGCCGCGCATGCCGATCCCGTCGGTGAGGAACACGAACAGCCCGCCGCCGGCGTTGACGCCGAAGTCGTTGCGTGACAGCGCATCGAACAGGTCGAACGGCGCCGAGACGTTCGCGCGAATCAGGCCGACCCCCCCGGCCGCGTACGGTCTGATCGCGGCTCGCCGCGAACCCGGGGCGATGAGCACGCTGCCAGTCAGCGTCGTGATGCTCACCTTCGAGGCAATCAGACTCTCGGACTTGAAGAAGTCCGAGGTGTGGCCGTACTCGAGCTCGAAGCCGACGCCGCTCAACGAACCGACGGCCACGTTCCACGTCAAGGGTTTACCGCCGAACGGCAGCAGCGTCTCTT
Above is a genomic segment from Acidobacteriota bacterium containing:
- a CDS encoding histidine phosphatase family protein gives rise to the protein DGAMRIFLVHHGEAVTPDVDAQRPLSAAGRVSVEALAREVARRGAKPAVVWHSGKLRARQTAEAFWRACNPLGEYGAARGLRPADPPVWIVDRLFGETRDVMLVGHQPNLARVLALLLGLDEAAVTFPPHGVVALGGDGERDWQEQWRLPAE
- a CDS encoding outer membrane beta-barrel protein → MTPISMARAARGWLFVAALALVLPATTSAQGFLSGSVGVNFGGDTLEETLLPFGGKPLTWNVAVGSLSGVGFELEYGHTSDFFKSESLIASKVSITTLTGSVLIAPGSRRAAIRPYAAGGVGLIRANVSAPFDLFDALSRNDFGVNAGGGLFVFLTDGIGMRGDVRYFRTLGSDSDSTLGLVLGDFDFWRGTVGLSFRW